TGCAGATCACAGAACTAGATCCACTTCTCATTGTTGAAAGAAGTAAGCCTAAACAGCTATTCGACATGTAAAGTGAGAATACGTCTACAAATTGATAGTGCATTATAAGTCAGGAATTATGATCAACTGACAGTACAAAGCCGTAAACAACACACTTTCTTAGTACAACTCATATTGAAGACCCGACAGCAGagtcacctgggtgcgtttGATTTGAGCTCGCACCCGCACGGACGCGTTGCGAGtgcgggtgcgctccaggtgcgcacccaatCAGCACCCGCTGATGAgctcgcacccaaaccgcacccgggggttggatctagtttcgagtcgaaaccaaatccaaaccaagtgtatggtttgaatctaaatctgatttcgagaaaaaaccagatccaaaatccatagaTATCAAATCCACAATTCTCACCCGTCGGCCATTACATCTAAGTTAgatacatctatagatatattatatgttctcttttctttaaaaaaaaaaaacgatacagaactaaagaatggtggctttcataaaacaatctgtttgcatttttttacaaacatttcttttttgatttttttccactaccataaaataaaatatataattttaattgtgttatttaatttctacaaaaaattaataataataataatattattattaatattaataaaatatcttcaccgcaccgccgcacctaatttttttgagatgtgccgcaccggcatcCGCACCCCGCACACAGGTGACATAGCCCAACAACTGGTCAGGGTGACAGACAAAGGGTAGACGAGAAAATGCTGTTCCTGCCCGGTCTCGGGATTCGCTGCCTCCTATCGAGTGACGGCCTCCCCGGACAGCACGTCTTTTAGCCATTTATGATATTCTTTTGGCTACTTTAAAGGGCAATTTCAAAGAATTTGCAACTCTAATTTAAGATTTTTCCTTCTGAAAGAGATGATTAAAtcatgaggaaaaaaatgagcACAAGTGGCCATTTGTTATTAGCTCAAAATTTGGATGACATTTGATCCTAATGCCCAATATGAAAACCTAAATGTTTccgttttatataaaaaatcattttacaaTATTTAGATGACATTTGATCTCAatgcctaataaaaaaaacGAAGCCCGCAAAACTTTCCCATCTTCAAAACGTATGGACATGTTTTCAATATCACAGCTTTATTATGCTCTAACTAATATACCAGTGACCTCTCTAAGAGTTAATGTTTCAACAGCTCGAAATAGCTCCAAATAAAAACTGACAGCTTTGGAAACTAAGGCTCAGAATGATGACCTCCCTAACAAAAAAGTCAAAGCAGAAAATACAATAAGGTGAAGTAATGGTCAACCGTGAGGGCTCGAGCTCTTCGGACAAAGCGGAGCAAGCATCTAAGCCAGGGGCACAGGCAGAACCCTGCGTATTCGGCAAGCGATTGACACCCTGAGGTAGTTAAAACCGGGAATGTTGGCAAACCGAGCTATGTTACCTGAAAGGGGCtgattatacaaaaaaaaatgacgcTAGCTCTACGAACAACAGGTTTTCATAATCTACTTTTTCCACTCCAACGACCCTTTCTAGTTACTCATGCCCTTGGGACGTCGAAGGTACCACCAGCATCCACAAGTCCAGACTCCCATCTCAGACATTCCACGCAGCCGTATCCACCCACCGTTTCCACCCTAAAATGGTGCTAGAAGAAACTAGTGGCGAATAAATGTCATACTAATAAGCTACTTTTTCTATACCGAACGACCTTTTTTTGGTTGCTTTACGCCCTTGGGACCTCGATAGCACCCACACCACCGTCAACGGGACCAAACCCACCATCTATGCAGCCGTATTCACCCACTATCTCCATACTAAGATGATGTCTAAAAGAAACTGCAATGAATAGCAAGAATACTAGCAAATAGAAggtattgattcaggagcagtGTTTTGCGATAAGATGGTTGCAGAACCATAAGGTAAACGAATGTGATGGACTGGAGGTAGGTGGTGGTGGCAGAGGATAAAACAGCTAGCTTTGCCCTTATAAGAATCAAGAGACGTTCGTTTCAATGCGCAACCAATCACCTAGGAAGGCATAGGCAATCCTGTAGGTACAAGCAACTACTATGAATTCTAAAGATGCATAACAAGGGGAGAGCtcctttttaaaaggaaaaaaacagttTCCTAGGACTGCTAATGTTCAAAAACTTTCAAAGCATATAAATTTAAGAACATGAGATCCATCGTAACAGAGAACTTAATCGGTTTACAAACTTACACGAACTCAACTGTCAGCTCACGCTTAGAACTTCAATCTCAAAAATCAAGACTGAGTTTGGTTGTATACCCCATGCAGGAAATCCACTTGCTCCATACGCATAATCTGGAGAGCACTGAAACAGCAAAAATGTATAATAATTCGCAATCATGCCACACATGGgatgcttttttccttttactaaAATATTGGCATCCTtacatttttaatatacaacAAAATGTCTGTAAGATGCTCTTTTACCTATTAGTTTCATACAGTTGCCAGTTTAGGTTTCTGCAGTCATTATATGTTATTTGCTATGACATTGCCACTTCTAACTATGGTCCTCAGTGGCACAAGATTTCAAGCTCCCATTTGATCTAGAAAATATCTACTGTTCATGATCTGACAAGAGAGTGGTCTAAAAAATATTGCTAAAATTGGTTTACAAACCATAGTTACGAAAATATTAAGAAATTAGCTGAATCAAATTAGAATAGTTTGCAAAGTGGatcaagttaaaatttaaataaagggacacaataaaaaataagactaaataaataaaaaatgtcacatGCCACCATGAAAACCGACCCCgtataaataaaaaaggatacaaTCTGATCCGTAACACATATAGCTTCTAAAACATATGGCATATCACAGTGTTTTCATGGTAGAAAAGGTACGTCGTACCTCAGCTAGCTGACATTCATATTTGGTTTAGTTAATCCACGCATATCCATTATCCAGTTACCATCATATCTATTACATGCATTGATACTTATCCCTCTACGTATAGGGCAAATTAGATCATGAATTTCACCAGTCCCAACAACCTAGATTTGTAAGTTTACCTTTCTCATCAAAAGTTTATTGTTAAGCATTAAAATGAAGAGATATAGACAAAATTGTCAGGGAGTCGTTTTGTAGAGATGACGATCTGAGTTCCCCACGTATATGTTTGTGTTTATCTATAGAAGTATATTCCAGAGAATTTAGATCCTTGCCCCTCTCCCCACCccccacacaaaaaaaaaagcatcattCACTTGCCCTGAAAACTCAAAGGCCCAAATTGCACGAGAATTAGTAGATCAGAAATCCAAGTTTCCTGCTACAGATTATTTGATCCGGTACACATTTATAAGTATATAGACAGCTAGAAATGCATAAATAATTGTGTAAAGAACCAGGTACCTCTTCAAGTACATAGAGGTCAACAACTCAACaatgcttttcaaatatttagcaCTATTTAGTATTTTGTGCTAAACACACTCACTAAAGTCCATTTAGGGGGATCCCAGAAAACCGGGAAGCTATTTAATTAGTTAAAAACATGAAGACATTGAACTGGCTATCCATATGATTAAATACTTCGTATGTCAAATATGTTCATGTCTTAAGTTTAGAGCACTTACTGTTTCTtgagaaagttaaaaaaaagtacTTGCGTGCATCTGATCGTTAGACTAGTAAATTTGgaaatgaaactttttttttaagaggcATTAGGACAAGCTTGAGCACATAGCttttgaagaaaggaaaacaaactaAAGGAAATATTACCTGAAGACGAGCAACTTCTCCCACTTGCATACCCATTACACCTTCATCCCAACCTAGGCATAAATAGATAGGGAACCTTCAGGACAAAGAAATGTATGGCTAAGAATGAAGAGTTACCCATTACTTGCAGAATCAACTAAAAAGTATCACATTTTCAATTCTTTATTTCATCAAAATGGGTGCTCAATTTTAGCAATATGATGCAGGAGCGGATGCAAAAGAGATCCAGTTCTCATAGTTTAAGTTTGTTTAttgtcttcttttatttggatccagatccagggATCCGCTTTTAGTCTATATAACCACCTGTGCCTGTCATCGTGAactaatttcttttattatatattattgCTTTAATACATGAAAAGGACAATAATGCCCTgctagagagagaagaaaaacaagactAGGTAACCATGCCTTACACAAAAGAGCACGACTCTCCAGACCTGGGTCCCGATCTGATGTCTTAAAAGCCTCCTCAAGTTACACATGGTTTTGAATGACAAAAAACTTGCCTTTGGGGAACCAAAACCTGTgctttatcaattttttttctaagggATCAGTCAATGGTTTTCAAATGTGAACTTAAAGGGGCTCAATTTCTTTGTCTAATCTACTAACCAATGAGATTTTGATATCTTAATATGGTTCATCCGATTGTGACAAACGCGTTTGTAAGAGATACACTTTGATTGTCTCCAAGTAAAGATGATCTCGACATAGGCTCTCACAATATGGTCAACAAATGTCTAATTCACGTGACATTTGTGgacaaaaaatttatagctAAAAACGTGATGTGGACAGAAACAAAAgcagaaaatgcagaaattaaagaaagatttGTTTAGTATATGAACAGCGACAAACAAGATGATTTGAAGCTGAAAGAATGCGAAGCGAGAGTAAAGAAGTAGGGTTTTACCAATACAAAGAATTATGGTTAGAAGAAGCTAGGTttatgtataaactataaaccTACGAAGTGAGTAATCAACAAGAGACACGATAGCTTGGAGACAAAACAGATTTTGTTTGGGTATAAAAAAAGGGAATAGTATAAGAAGGATTTTACCGAAAGAACATAGAATCTCAACTTGAAGTAGATATGGATCTTTGGAGACACACAATTTGGAAGCAATCACAGGTGACGGATATAACATTGCTCCATTTTCATGTTAGAATTTCAAGAAATATCACATAATCAATtaacagaaaggaaaaagaaagtggcACAAGGAACAAGAAAGAGGTTAAGAAAGTGGCGCACATTAGTCATGGGTCACAATCTAAGTCACAGGGCTATGAGTACGGTTCAGGTATGGATACGGAAACattagaaaatgtgggtacaGGGGCACAACATGATATGCATACGTGTATATGCAAAGTAAGAGAAAAGGTCAACACGAAATCAACATCTAAGTAAACAAgtgaaataaataagaaaacattacatgttaatatgttaataaacaataactctaaaaacagGATGAAAACTAAATTGGAAGAatttaaatcaagtaaaataaGTAGTTGGGATCAGTTTTGATACAAGAAatacccaagtgtgtccaagtacccactttgggtatgggtacggcgacATGGGTACGTGGAtcttattgaagtacccatgtgacttaagTCACAATATGAGTAATGACCTAATCTCTTATGTTATATGTTGCAGCCTTGagacgtggagagagagagaaagagttgaaGACGCGAGAGTTGGGAAGAGAAAACGTGGTctattcactaaccctaatctctattataaagagattagggtagaaaggagatttacagagtacatcaatctaaaataaagaaaatattaaagagatcttataactctttaatattacaaagacccacctagaaacataaactcctctaatttcaacactctccccctcaagctggagcatacatattaaacatgctcagcttgccACACcatttagagaaatcaccaacagggagagctttggtgaagacatccgcagcttgatcttctgaatgaacatgaatagtggcaatggttcctgcttgaacgagatcccgaatgtaatggcagtcaacttcaatatgtttggttctcTCGTGGAAAACTGCATTGTTTGCAATATATGTggctgctcgattgtcacaatacatcttcataggaagtggaatcgactcacttaggctagatagcatggatctagcccaagtcatttctgcagcagtttgagccataaacagagaatgatcaagaggagatctcgcaaagccacactttgaaactacctcagagaacttgtgaaaccacgcacgaggactctgcttgagtccataaatagctttcttcagcttgcacactttgccacactcctcctgtcgttcaaaccctggtggttgttgcatatagacagtcatcaccatacaaaaaggcatttttgacatcaagctgatacatgtgccagtcatggtgtacaACCACAAAAATGATAAGACAAATGATTCCCAACCAAGCAAccggagagaaggtctcaaagaaatccacaccgtaggtctgcgtgtagcccttagcaaccaacagagctttgtatcgttccatagaactatcagaattatatttcactatgAATACCCACTTAGaaccaacaatgtcacaatgaGAAGGAggaacaagttcccaagtgtctCGCTGAACTAAAGcattcatctcatcttgcatagcctgtctccattgggtatctaataaagTCTGCTGGTGACATGTAGGAATTGTATGAGTAgtcagagcttgaataaactgttgtATACTTTTGCCAACACcgtcagtagacacaaaatgagatataagaTGCAAAGTACATTATCGCCTACCTTTGCGAAGAGCGATGGGTAAGTCTTCACAGGGATCAGATGGACTAGGGATACTCACTTCAGATgaacttacctcctgagaagcggttggcgaaggatcatgagaagggtcccgtcgacgtgtgtagaccagtggaggatcacgaaacttgaaCACTACAACCGAAGAGTCTTTAGAAGAAGATTCAAACGagaatgactccaaaggaatatgaggaataggtagtgggtctggtgATTGTGGCATCACAGTAAGAATGGGAGAGgagctataataaggttgagactcgaagaatgtgacatccgcattGATATACTCATTTTGAGTCAATgaatcaaagcatttgtagcctttatggtttctggagtagcctataaagatacacttaatggcttgggcatCCAATTTATCAcatgtgggtccaagtatgtgaacaaagcatgtgcaaccaaatactttgggagctactggaAATAAGGGTCGTTGAggatgcacaagtttaatgggaaccttgtggtcaatggaggatgagggtaaacagTTGGTTAAATAACAGACAATGAGGATGGCATCTCCCCAAAGGTATGCAGGTAAATTAGTATGAAGACGTGAGAGTTGGGAAGAGAAAACGTGGTctattcactaaccctaatctctattataaagagattagggtagaaaggagatttacagagtacatcaatctaaaataaagaaaatgttaaagagatcttataactctttaatattacaaagaaccacctagaaacataaactcctcTAATTTCaacattatatttatataccAATGCTTTAGTACATTCAAGAGGATAATAACATCCTACTACGCATCTTTATTTTCCATGTGTCCATTTCGGCCTGTTTGATGGCCACAAAATTACTGTAGAAGCCAGAAGGggagaaaaaaactttttttttttaaatttccccCAAACcaccaaacacaaaaaaaatctgcaaaaaCGAGCTtgaaatgaagattttttttcacaaagaaaAGTCAGCCCTTGAGAGGACTGACCTTTTTTTCGTGAAAAAGTATCTCCCATTCATTCCACTCTCCACCCGTTCTTCTTCTATATGTACTGAACTTCGTGCATGCGTCTCtattttcattcttctctttatatCTGCTGAAAATCGCCCCCGCCTCTCttttcacctctctctctctctcaccagtAGGAGAGGCAAGCAGTTAAGAACTGTCCAATTCTTTGGAATCAGATACATCGACAATATCTAACTCACAATGGTTTATTCTCAGAGTCGCTAGAGTTCTCTTTTAATCAGCTATATCTATATgctggggaaaaaaaaaagggtttacCACCCTCCCAAAAAAACATTCGAGAAACCCCTTTGCAGTGCTGTCGATGGAGGACAGTGACAAGGAGATGGTGATTTCCTCTCTGCAGCAACGCTGTCAAGTGTCAACTCAAGTGTTCAATAAGGAAATCACAATGAACACAATCGTAATGTGAAAAAACCTCAAcacgaggaaaaaaccacgattAGAGAAGGATTCCAGTGCTCACTAGCTGTGGGTCCCTCTCTCACTTAATTCTCATTCACACACCGAAAATAGGGTTACAAATGCTCAAATAGAGCTCAACATGAACAATGGGTCAAacagggtccagacccagacccaaaCATACAAACACGTCAACATGAAGAAAGTGGTCAAGTCCCAAATTTCAAGCCCCCATTGTGATGCTGACAGCATAGGATTGGTtcatgaatttttcttatttatcaaATATGGAAAGGTTTTTCAGGAGTATTATTTCATGCTTGTCAAACACAAGTTTAAAAAGAAAGGCtggaattttatttcttgcAAGAAGAATCTGAAACTTTGTTTCATGATTTGCTTCTCAGAAATCTATTTTTTgtggccatcaaacgggccctttaTCTTGAAAAACTTGCAGTCACTGAATGGATTCAGCATGGTGTTTCAGCAAGGACCATAGATACATGAAGAATAAACAACCATACCAACTTTGAGTCTCCAAAGCAAACATAAGGAGGGGCAAAATTAactgaagaaacaaaattaccttTTATAACTGAACCTTGCCCAAGCTTAAAAGTGAAAGGTCTCTGGCCTGGATCTTTAGTGCTGAGTTTCCATTAAACAAACGTTTAATAAGGAAAATATGCATAATCTGAACTGGAAGTGCTACCAATACAGCTTTTTggacaagaagaaaacagaaggTGCAGTTCAAGGATCACCTCCAGAACTTCTGAGACAGGTCACCATTTTTGCCTGCTCaaaaaagaacaccaaaatataaaaaggacatctagagaaacaaaaaaagaccaTCTGAAAAACAATGCAAGTGATAgatttagttttcaaaaaataagaaagaaaaataaaggctgacagactatatatatatatatatatatatatatatatatatatatagagagagagagagagagaagaagaagaagagaaatttaTGGTTTGgcctcttctcttttcttaaacTATTGATGATTCTTATGGATTTTTAGTGATTTCGGTTTTAGTTTGGGAATTATCTACAGGAAAAGTTGagaataaatataaaatatgcaGTGTGGTAATTAACTTAAATCTGAACAGATTCGTTTTAGTTAGTTTCACagatttcataaaaaaaaaaaatacagtaagGTGATCATCTACAAAACTCGGTCATGTATAAAGACTATGCAAGGAGCAGAACTGAACAGGACTTTTCCTCTGCTTATGAGCAGATGGCGGTTAATTGTTTTGCTAGTACAGTATGCATTGATTGATTGCTCCTTCTAAATATTAGAATTTGCGATGAAACGTCTGCATATTCGTCTCTATGTAACGACCTTCAGTCTGCATGTGctgatttaaaagaaagaaaactatgTTGCATGGACACTTCAAAAAAGATGAAGTGTCGGATCCAGTCGCATCCGACACTGACACGCCTTGACACGGCTGGGACATACCATTTTTTGAACATGAAGTGTCCAAAAAATGGACATGCGTGtcccctttcctttctcttttttcctttgcttttcttgacacctctcttttttttcttttctctctctctctctccccctttttAGAAGgacatccttttctttcttcttagaaaaggaaaagtccTTCTTCCAGCTTTAAAAGGACAACCTCCTAAAAGAAAGACAAGATCTATTCTTCAACTTATAAAAAAGACTTTATTTTATTCAACTACATTTTAAATTAActcatataaaatatatatacaaacacaaAGCAATAAAGTTATGAAACAATAATTGATTATATAACAGATTTTAGATTAACTTTTCTTATACAAGTTGTTATTTGtcccaatgttgtaaaaggtgtacaTGCTTCATGCTCTGAAACATACGCCTCGaggcatttttaaaaaaacatgccTCAAAGCAAGGTGGAGAGGCGCACGCAACCTGAAGCGGGCGCCTCACCTATATTTACGTCTCATGACTGAAGCTTATGCTTCAGGCATATTGTATTTTattcaaaacaattaaaatttcatttaaaaatcatttaaaggaaatgaaaaaggaacCCAAAGGAAAAACTGATCGGGCTTCATTGTTCAGGCAAAGAGGGAGAAAGcgggaaaaagaaggaaagggagaCACTGAAGGTTTGCTACCAATGTTGTAAATGGTGTACGCTTCAGATAAATCATGCTATGTGTcaattatgcaagcactctATATACTGCTCACGTTAGGATAGGTCAAGCCGTACGCAAATTACGTAGGCCAACATTGTATCCATTTGGATTACATGTGGCTAtggtgtgtgtatgtgtgtaagAGAAGATTAATATAAGGTATTCGTTCAATATGTACATAATCTTAATtgctttttcaattttttattatcatatatgtatatattataattCACAACTTTGTCCGTGAAGCTTACACTTCAACTAACGCCTCACTTCACCTCGCCACATGAGGAGCTCAACGCTCGCTTCACTTcttgccttttacaacattgatttctCCTAtctctttacatatatatatggtctaGGACGTAGCTTTAGCCTCTTATTTGTCTTTTTCTATGTTTCATGGACACAAATATAGGTGTCGGTGTCAAACACAAATGcgggtatatatatatgtgtgtgtgtgtgtgtgtgtgtttgacaTTGACACTTGTATTTGTGTCCATGCAATATACAAAGAGACAAATAAGAAGCTAAAGTTACGTCCTAGCCTAAGAGGTCAAGAATTTTTTAGTTCAGTTAAGGTTGCCATGAAACTCAACTCGTGCCCATGGAGGAAAAAGATTAGAAAAGTATTTTGGGGGTTAATGATAGATGAATTCTTATATAGATTATCAAATGAATTAGACCTGTTGAGATATTGGTTAATCTAAAG
Above is a window of Nymphaea colorata isolate Beijing-Zhang1983 chromosome 8, ASM883128v2, whole genome shotgun sequence DNA encoding:
- the LOC116258673 gene encoding peptidyl-prolyl cis-trans isomerase FKBP12 — encoded protein: MGVEKQVLRPGNGPKPTAGQSVTVHCTGYGKNGDLSQKFWSTKDPGQRPFTFKLGQGSVIKGWDEGVMGMQVGEVARLQCSPDYAYGASGFPAWGIQPNSVLIFEIEVLSVS